The Sulfitobacter sp. S223 genome has a window encoding:
- a CDS encoding GNAT family N-acetyltransferase, producing the protein MLAVSEGFTREGDAMTVLEFSTPRCRVDRVLPEDQVAIVALYLDPAVRRYLGGPSSPERAAEGANAAMQDKDRSCARAVRLVGEENLAGLLFLGPHHDGIDIEVSYCFAPTYWGKGIASEAVSGLMQRVNRDLGLRRVVAETQKDNEASRKLLETVGMRPIRELVRFGAPQIIYAIEV; encoded by the coding sequence ATGTTGGCCGTGAGTGAGGGCTTCACGCGAGAGGGCGATGCAATGACTGTTTTGGAGTTTTCGACGCCGCGCTGTCGGGTGGATCGTGTGCTTCCTGAGGATCAAGTGGCGATTGTCGCGCTTTACCTTGATCCCGCGGTGCGCCGGTATCTCGGAGGGCCTTCCTCGCCGGAAAGAGCAGCGGAGGGTGCTAACGCCGCAATGCAAGATAAAGATCGATCATGTGCTCGAGCAGTGCGACTTGTTGGGGAGGAAAACCTCGCTGGACTCTTGTTCCTTGGACCACATCATGATGGGATAGATATCGAAGTATCGTATTGCTTTGCTCCCACCTACTGGGGCAAAGGCATCGCATCCGAGGCTGTCAGCGGATTGATGCAACGCGTCAACAGAGATCTTGGGTTGCGTCGGGTCGTGGCAGAGACTCAAAAGGACAACGAAGCATCTCGGAAACTCCTGGAAACAGTCGGGATGCGTCCAATTCGAGAGCTGGTTCGATTTGGTGCGCCGCAAATCATCTACGCCATTGAGGTATGA
- a CDS encoding IS1595 family transposase, giving the protein MPSEHHARVFLESIIWAGGRYCPHCGGLRSIKLAGESSRPGLYQCSEAECRGQFTITTKTPLHATKLDLRIWISAMFIVLTSSKGISSVVMARLLGVNQKTAWKMGHAIRELMDDRNGELLPLEDIVEVDEAYVGGAPKSLSGAYNPRGKGTGKPMIFVAASRDGQARARVVADDQRATLEPVLLEWIEPTTTTLMTDGSTSYPGMRKTMASHHRVIHSNDEYANPETGAHVNTAESVISQVQRALVGVYHNLGRQHLQRYLDEIVWRWNHREQVRDVVKQWTTKAGVDREKSTTIWKPIPVLDQMRVLLQGAVGKQMRRSKEYGLCWP; this is encoded by the coding sequence ATGCCAAGTGAGCATCACGCACGTGTCTTTCTCGAAAGTATCATCTGGGCCGGCGGTCGGTATTGTCCGCATTGCGGAGGTTTGCGTTCGATCAAGTTGGCGGGAGAGTCGAGCCGCCCAGGGCTCTATCAGTGCAGCGAGGCCGAGTGCCGTGGCCAGTTCACTATCACCACGAAAACACCCCTCCACGCCACCAAGCTCGATCTGCGGATCTGGATCTCTGCGATGTTCATTGTGCTCACATCGAGCAAGGGGATTTCGTCCGTCGTGATGGCGCGCCTGCTTGGTGTGAACCAGAAGACAGCGTGGAAGATGGGGCACGCTATCCGCGAACTGATGGATGACCGGAACGGCGAACTGCTGCCGCTGGAGGACATCGTGGAGGTGGATGAAGCCTACGTGGGCGGCGCCCCGAAATCACTCTCGGGGGCGTATAATCCAAGGGGAAAAGGCACCGGTAAGCCAATGATCTTCGTCGCGGCCTCGCGGGACGGCCAGGCGCGGGCGAGGGTTGTTGCGGATGATCAGAGAGCCACTTTGGAACCCGTCCTCCTGGAGTGGATTGAACCGACGACAACGACGCTGATGACGGACGGCAGTACCAGTTATCCCGGTATGCGGAAGACGATGGCATCCCATCATCGCGTCATCCACAGCAACGACGAATACGCGAACCCCGAGACCGGCGCTCATGTGAACACGGCCGAATCTGTGATCTCTCAAGTTCAGCGGGCACTGGTCGGCGTGTATCACAATCTCGGTCGCCAGCATCTTCAGCGATATCTCGATGAGATCGTTTGGCGTTGGAACCATCGGGAGCAGGTTCGCGATGTGGTCAAACAGTGGACCACGAAAGCCGGTGTTGATCGTGAGAAGTCCACGACGATCTGGAAGCCGATCCCGGTGCTCGACCAGATGCGGGTGCTCCTTCAAGGAGCCGTGGGTAAGCAGATGCGCCGCTCGAAGGAATATGGACTATGTTGGCCGTGA